The segment GCGCCTCATCCCCGAGACTGACGACCACACCCGACAGCACCTCACCTATCGCCGGACCGGCGATTCCTCAGGTTAATTTCAGCAAGTCCGAAGGATCTGGGATCTATCCCGTAGGCCGACTGCGCGGCTACGTTGCGGTCCGGGGAGACACCATCATCAAGTGACCGGCACCGGTCGATCGGTCGTGCATTCCCGCCACCGTCACGCCCGTCTTCGAAAGTGATCCCTCGATGCACCATCAGCAACGCTCCGGCGAAACCGCCGCGACGACCACGGGCGCATCGCGCCGACCAACTCGCGGCATCACGATGCTGGTCTGTGCCGGTATGGCGACCGCCGGGCTGCTCGCCGTCGGCGCCGGAGCTGCCCACGCGACCGGCAGCAAGTCTGCTCAGGGTCTTGTCATCACCGGCACCGGGATCACGTCCAACAGCGCCTCGAGCCGCGACGGCCGCCTCGAGGCAGGTGCGCCCGCGGTGTTGCGCGCGGCGTTGCGGACCGCGCTCACCACGCACCGCGCCAGCGTCGTCACATCATTGACGACCGCGACCAGCGACGTCACAGCTTTGCCCGACGGCACCTTCCGGCAGACGACCTCCGCCGTGCCGGTACGGGTCAGACGCGGCTCCACCTGGGTATCGCTGAACACGACCTTGGCTCGCACTGCTCATGGCATCGCCCCGGTTGCGGCGAGCGACCCGGTGACCTTTTCAGCCGGAGGAACCGGTCCGCTCATCACCCTCGGATCCGGTGCGCACACCGCGACCATCACACTCCCCGACTCACTGCCGGCGCCGGTCCTGAGCGGCACCACCGCCACCTATCGGCAGGTCGCGCCCGGCATCGACGTCGTCGTCTCGGCGACCACCACCGGCTACACCGAAACCCTCGTCGTCCACTCCGCCGCTGCCGCAAGCAGCAGCGCCCTGACCGCGCTGATGCACCCGAGCATCTCCTCGTCCGGCACGACCTGGTCGTCCACTGCTGACGGAGCCGGCGCGGTCACCGGCATACCGAACTCGAGTTTTGCGCTCGGAGCAGGTGAAGTCTGGGACTCCACCACGGACCTACACCTCGGACCGATTCCCAGCGCAACCGATCCGAGCACCGGGCACATCACCGCGCTGACAGCGGCTCCCATGACGGTCACGAACGCCCGCCGGACTCTGCAGGTTGCTGCGCAGCGGGCCTCCCTCGCGGCCACCGGCGTCCACTACCCGCTGTTCGTCCAGCCCGACACATCCGGCTCACAGCCCATCACCCTCAGCGTGTTCAGCGCCGTCGACCGGTCGCAGTGGAGCACCGGCACGAACCTTCCCGTGGGCTACTGCACCCCGGTGTATGCCGGGTGCGGCCGCGGTTTCAATGCAGCGTCCTTCTTCCAACTGGGTGCCACTCTGCCCGGCACCGGAGGCACCACGCCCCACGTTGATTCGGCATCGGTCAGCGTGCGGGAGGTCTGGAACGGCACCTCCGCTCCGACCGGCTTCGACCTCGATGCCACGCAGTCGATCCACAACGGGATGAACTGGCCCGGCCCCGCCATCACCTCCGAGTTGGGCACGACGAAGTCCGCAGCCGGGAGCAACGGACGCAACTTCGCGACCATCACCTTCTCCAACACGAAGCTGGCCTCGCTCTATCAGACGCTGTTCAACCACAAGTCGAGCACGGCGACCTTCGGCCTGACCGCGCCGTTGTACGGCAACTCGTGGAAGCGTTTCGACCGCGGCACCACTGACCCGCTCGGTCCCAGTTCTGAGGTCGTCTTCAGCTACCCGCCGGCCAATCCCTCGAATCTGACCATCGTCAACTCCTGCCGGGCCAACTCCACGAACTACGTCAACTCGCCCAATGCCACGCTTCGTGCGCAGGCGTCGGACGGTCTGCCTGCCAACGGCGCATCGACGAAGGCGGACATCAAGATCGTGTTCTACGTGAAGAACAGCGCCGGCAAGGAAGTCACCGCCTACACCGCGCCGGCCACCACCAGCAACACCCCGGTCACCTGGACCACTCCGGCCCTGGCCGACGGCAGCTACACCTTCGTCGCTGAAGCGGTGAGTGTGCCGACCAGCGGGCCGACGCTGTACTCCGGCCAGGTGAGCACGTCCTTCATCGTTCAGACCACCGCTCCGGCCGTGCCGACAGTGACGAGCCAGTCACCGGCAATGATCAAAGGCTCATACCAAGCGACGATCGGAAATGTGATCACGCTGCATGCTCCGGGCGCATTGGCCATCGGATATTCCGTCGGTGGGACCCCACCGTCGGCGACCATCAACCCGAGCGACGAGTGCAACTACTCCGGCAGCGGTGGATTGTCCGGCTTCGTTCCGGTGGACGCCAACGGCAATGCCACCATCACCGTCACCGCTCCCCCTGGCGGAACGCCCGGAGCGATATACGAATTCACGAACCTGACGGTCCAAGCGTATGGCGTCAACGGCCTCGCCTCCCCGTCGATCACCTGGACCTACACCTCCGGAAACACCGTTCCGCTGCTCTACGTCATCCGGGTCAGCGGATAACCCGACCAGCGACGTCCCGGCTGCGCACCCCCGTGCGGCCGGGACGGTCATTCCGTTGTCTGCAGCAGCCGGCCCGCCACCGGCCGGTCGTGCACAGCGCCGGCCGCGTGCAGGATCCGTGCCGTGGCCACGTCGATGTCGGTCCACTCATGTGGCAGCAGCCAGCGGAATCCGGTCGCCTCACTTGCTGGAGCGACCATGGGCTCGGCGTCGCACACCACCCGGAAGATGACGTCGATGTGCCGCAGCCGCGTCTCGAAGACCGTCGCCACGACGTCGCCCGGATCGATGGTGAGGCCGGTCTCTTCCAGCACCTCGCGACGCACCGCGTCGGCCGGATGCTCGTGCCGGTCCACCAATCCGCCGGGCAGGCTGTCCCCGCGGCGATGCGTTTGGCGCAGCGCGAGGGTGCGCCCGTCGTACTCGATGAGGGCGATCGCGCCCAGGCTGAACGTGGGCGTGCCCAACCGGATCAACGCGTAGCTCGGACGTGCCGGAAGTCGTTGGAACGCTTGCAAACCCAGCCGTCGCAGCCTCCCCGGGCGCGAATGTGACATCAGGTCACCCGCTCGGCGACGGCATCACGATGGTGCGCTCGCACCGCATGCGTTGCATTGTTGATCACCGCGACGAGCGGCACCGCCACGAAGGCGCCGAAGATCCCGGCCACCAGCGTCCCCGCGGTCACCGTCACCAGGATCGCCAGCGGATGTATGTCGACCGCCTTGCCCAGGATGATCGGGTTGAGGATGTTGCCGAAAAGCTGCACGATCAGGATCAGCGCCACGCCCATCACGATCGCAGTGACCACGCCCTTGGTCACCAGCGCGATGAGACACACGATCACCCCCGCGAGGGTCACGCCGATCAGCGGCACCAGCGACCCGAGGAACAGCAACACTGCCAGCGGCATGACCAGCGGCAGGTCGGCAAGAGCCATGACCGGCACCATCGCCAGCGAGTTGATGGCGGCGAGTAACACGAGACTGCGCATGTATGCCGTGAGCGTGCGCCAGGCGACCTGCCCCGCCTCATAAGCGTGAGCGTGCGTATGCCGGGGCATCGCCCGCACGAACCACCGCCAGATGGAGCCGTTGTCCATCAACAGGAAGATCGTCGCGAACAGGCAAAACACCGCTCCGGACAGGATGCCCACGGCACTTCGTGCGGTGGACACCGCCCCGGACACGATGGTCTGGCGGTGTTCGCCGATGGTCTGCCCCAGATCGGTCGTGTATTTGTCGGCCTGTTTGGCGGACATGTGGGTCGGCCCGTCGACCAGCCAATTGCGGATCTTGACCGCCGCGTCCTGCAGTTGCGAGTACAGCGAGGTGCGCGCATCGGTGATCTGCACGATGACGAACCAGGTCAGCAGACCGAGCACCGCGATGCCGAGCACGAAGA is part of the Rudaeicoccus suwonensis genome and harbors:
- a CDS encoding NUDIX hydrolase, with the translated sequence MSHSRPGRLRRLGLQAFQRLPARPSYALIRLGTPTFSLGAIALIEYDGRTLALRQTHRRGDSLPGGLVDRHEHPADAVRREVLEETGLTIDPGDVVATVFETRLRHIDVIFRVVCDAEPMVAPASEATGFRWLLPHEWTDIDVATARILHAAGAVHDRPVAGRLLQTTE
- a CDS encoding AI-2E family transporter codes for the protein MARRPIDDVSFGVRVAALWSASFLLIFGAVWALIFLLNKVSMVTITMAVAIMVCALLEPGVRLLTKIKIPRSLAALIVFVLGIAVLGLLTWFVIVQITDARTSLYSQLQDAAVKIRNWLVDGPTHMSAKQADKYTTDLGQTIGEHRQTIVSGAVSTARSAVGILSGAVFCLFATIFLLMDNGSIWRWFVRAMPRHTHAHAYEAGQVAWRTLTAYMRSLVLLAAINSLAMVPVMALADLPLVMPLAVLLFLGSLVPLIGVTLAGVIVCLIALVTKGVVTAIVMGVALILIVQLFGNILNPIILGKAVDIHPLAILVTVTAGTLVAGIFGAFVAVPLVAVINNATHAVRAHHRDAVAERVT